One part of the Alistipes onderdonkii genome encodes these proteins:
- the mobA gene encoding conjugal transfer protein MobA, whose product MEKNRKPRGGKGGRPAKNDPAVYRFSVNFSAVEHARFLDLYEQSGLLSKAAFIKARVFNEAFRVVKTDRGTLEYVAKLTAFHAQFRAVGTNYNQVVKELHAHFSEKKTLALLYKLERATRELAAVGQQVVSLSEEFRQRW is encoded by the coding sequence ATGGAAAAGAACAGAAAGCCCCGAGGGGGCAAAGGGGGACGACCCGCGAAAAACGACCCGGCCGTTTACCGCTTTTCGGTAAACTTTTCAGCCGTGGAACATGCCCGTTTCCTCGACCTTTACGAGCAGTCCGGGCTATTGTCCAAAGCCGCTTTTATCAAAGCGAGAGTGTTCAACGAGGCGTTCCGGGTGGTAAAGACCGACCGGGGAACGCTCGAATACGTGGCGAAGCTGACCGCTTTCCACGCCCAATTCCGTGCCGTGGGAACGAATTACAACCAGGTGGTGAAGGAGCTGCACGCGCATTTTTCCGAGAAGAAAACACTCGCGCTGCTCTATAAACTGGAGAGAGCGACACGTGAACTGGCGGCCGTCGGGCAGCAGGTCGTGTCGCTCTCCGAAGAGTTCAGACAGCGATGGTAG
- a CDS encoding DUF3408 domain-containing protein gives MSDKAIILSVILAAVLCVAVPFIFRVCRYRRRMKTLIVPDGPSGEVAVGTVPTPEAEYLARYICLLRLPFAGNKHVKIRPSYHERIREITRVIGRGDVTITAYVDKVLKAHLDDNRETIERLFEEREAVASRQPKAEER, from the coding sequence ATGTCAGACAAAGCAATTATTTTATCTGTTATCCTGGCGGCCGTCCTTTGCGTCGCCGTGCCCTTCATCTTCCGCGTGTGCCGCTACCGGCGCAGGATGAAAACCCTTATCGTCCCCGACGGCCCTTCGGGGGAGGTCGCCGTGGGGACTGTCCCCACCCCCGAGGCCGAGTACCTGGCCCGTTACATCTGCCTGCTGCGGCTGCCTTTCGCCGGTAACAAGCACGTGAAGATACGTCCGTCGTATCACGAGCGTATCCGCGAGATCACCCGTGTCATCGGTCGTGGCGACGTGACGATCACGGCCTACGTGGACAAGGTTCTCAAGGCGCACCTGGACGATAACCGGGAAACCATCGAGCGGCTTTTCGAGGAACGCGAGGCCGTGGCCTCCCGGCAACCCAAAGCGGAGGAGCGATGA
- a CDS encoding DUF4134 domain-containing protein has protein sequence MRKNKILLPAAFLFAAISSAFAQGNGIAGITEATNMVTSYFDPGTKLIYAIGAVVGLIGGIKVYNKFSSGDPDTSKTAASWFGACIFLIVAATILRSFFL, from the coding sequence ATGAGAAAGAACAAGATTCTTCTTCCGGCGGCATTTCTCTTTGCCGCCATCTCCTCCGCTTTCGCGCAGGGCAACGGCATCGCCGGCATTACGGAGGCTACCAACATGGTAACCAGCTACTTCGATCCCGGAACGAAGCTCATCTACGCGATTGGGGCTGTGGTCGGCCTTATCGGCGGGATCAAGGTCTATAACAAGTTTTCGAGCGGCGACCCCGACACGTCGAAGACCGCCGCGAGCTGGTTCGGCGCGTGTATTTTCCTGATTGTCGCCGCGACGATCCTACGCTCTTTCTTCTTGTAG
- the ltrA gene encoding group II intron reverse transcriptase/maturase, whose amino-acid sequence MNEIKKSCASTDQTQSKWDSINWLKCEAAVQKLQARIVKAQKEGRHNKVKALQWTLTHSFYAKALAVRRVTSNNGSKTAGVDMVTWKTPDAKVCAITELKRRGYTPQPLRRVHIRKSNGKLRPLGIPTMKDRAMQALYLMALAPVAETTADANSYGFRKERSTADAVQQCFNDLARTTSPQWILEGDIKGCFDHISHEWLLDNIPMDKVLLRKWLKSGFIFNKQLFPTEEGTPQGGIISPTLANMTLDGLEKLLADSFPINRSKKNYYTPMINLVRYADDFIITGESKELLENHVKPLVIEFLQARGLTLSEEKTKITHIEEGFDFLGFNIRKYKGKFITKPSKKSRKRFLDKVREIVDKNKSSKQQSLIRLLNPVIRGWANYYKGCSASETFRKTDAQIFNKLWRWSRRRHPKKGKRWIANKYYHTVRGRSWTFAVPLENRKVDKYHTLVRLSDTKIKRHIKIRSEANPYDADWKDFFDQYKTRRMLAHLDGKQYIYRLWNQQMQCCPVCGKHITRETPWKITEMTGSSRKAKVLIHDHCSRITNRNKWKLL is encoded by the coding sequence ATGAACGAAATTAAAAAATCGTGTGCATCGACTGACCAAACGCAGAGCAAATGGGACAGTATAAATTGGCTCAAATGCGAAGCTGCGGTTCAAAAGCTACAAGCGCGTATTGTAAAGGCTCAAAAAGAGGGTCGCCACAACAAGGTCAAAGCCTTGCAGTGGACACTGACCCACTCGTTTTACGCTAAAGCATTAGCGGTAAGACGTGTAACTTCCAATAATGGGAGTAAAACGGCTGGCGTCGATATGGTAACATGGAAAACGCCAGATGCTAAAGTGTGTGCAATAACCGAACTGAAAAGGAGAGGTTATACACCCCAACCTCTGAGACGAGTACATATCAGAAAGAGTAACGGGAAATTAAGACCATTGGGTATACCAACTATGAAAGACCGGGCTATGCAGGCATTGTATCTGATGGCACTGGCTCCCGTAGCTGAAACAACGGCTGATGCCAATTCTTATGGTTTCAGAAAAGAAAGGAGCACGGCAGATGCCGTTCAACAATGCTTCAATGACCTGGCAAGGACGACATCCCCACAATGGATCTTAGAAGGTGATATCAAAGGTTGTTTCGACCATATCAGTCATGAATGGTTGCTTGACAATATCCCTATGGATAAAGTTTTGCTCCGTAAATGGTTGAAAAGTGGATTTATTTTCAACAAGCAACTTTTTCCGACAGAGGAGGGAACTCCTCAAGGCGGCATCATCTCCCCAACTCTTGCAAATATGACTTTGGACGGACTGGAAAAACTGCTTGCCGATAGCTTTCCGATAAACCGCTCGAAGAAAAATTACTATACTCCTATGATAAATCTTGTTCGCTACGCGGATGATTTTATTATCACAGGAGAGAGTAAGGAGTTGTTGGAGAACCATGTTAAACCATTAGTCATTGAGTTTCTTCAAGCAAGAGGGCTTACCTTATCAGAAGAAAAGACTAAGATAACTCATATAGAAGAAGGGTTTGATTTTCTTGGGTTCAATATCAGAAAATATAAAGGCAAGTTTATCACAAAACCATCCAAGAAGAGTCGAAAGAGATTTTTAGATAAGGTTCGTGAAATAGTGGACAAGAACAAGTCTTCTAAGCAACAATCTTTGATACGATTGCTAAACCCAGTCATTAGAGGATGGGCGAACTACTACAAGGGGTGTTCTGCATCGGAAACTTTCCGTAAAACAGATGCACAAATTTTCAACAAACTATGGCGATGGTCTCGCAGAAGACATCCCAAAAAAGGTAAACGATGGATTGCCAACAAGTATTATCACACTGTAAGAGGTAGAAGCTGGACTTTTGCCGTACCGCTTGAAAACAGGAAAGTGGATAAATACCACACTCTTGTGAGATTGTCGGATACGAAAATAAAGCGACATATCAAAATCCGCAGTGAGGCCAACCCATATGATGCCGATTGGAAAGATTTCTTCGATCAATACAAGACCCGAAGAATGCTTGCACACTTAGACGGCAAGCAATATATCTATCGCCTGTGGAATCAGCAAATGCAATGTTGCCCTGTGTGTGGCAAGCACATCACACGGGAAACTCCCTGGAAAATTACTGAAATGACAGGGAGCAGTAGAAAGGCGAAAGTCCTAATACATGACCATTGCAGCCGAATTACTAACAGAAATAAATGGAAGTTACTATGA
- the ltrA gene encoding group II intron reverse transcriptase/maturase, producing MRNPERVLNSLSEHSKVSSYKFERLYRVLFNSEMFLLAYHNIQGRQGNMTEGSDGKTIDGMSLKRIENLIDALKDESYQPKPARRTYIPKKNGNMRPLGIPSIDDKLVQEVLRMLLEAIYEGSFENTSHGFRPKRSCHTALIQVQKNFTAAKWFIEGDIEGFFDNINHDVLIGILKERIADDRFIRLMWKFLKAGYIEDWTFHRTYSGTPQGGIISPILANIYLDKLDKYMKEYACQFDRGDRRAMNLEYKRYSRKIWWLGTKLKQTKDKDTRKELIDAIKQHQKNRMHLPSVDEMDEGYRRIKYVRYADDFIIGVIGSKSDCEAIKEDIKNFLGEKLKLTLSEEKTLITHGNRKAKFLGYEIYVRPFTDKTLRGEKSGVLIKAYGKKVVLEVPMSTMRDKLLYYEAMEIHQFEGKAKWKPTSRTKLLHLDDLEILDAYNREIRGFANYFSIANNSSHLNSFKYIMQYSLYKTFARKYSTTARKIIAKYRHHKDFAVFYEDKKGGKKMRVFFNGSFKRKTTAMDASCDYVANTIFNTTVSSLIQRLKAGKCELCGATENIEIHHVKRLKDLKGKEPWKIQMIGRQRKTLAVCIPCHNKIHHGIID from the coding sequence ATGAGAAATCCAGAGAGAGTATTAAACAGTCTGTCAGAGCACAGCAAAGTTTCGAGCTACAAGTTTGAACGGCTCTACAGGGTTCTATTCAATTCGGAGATGTTTCTCCTCGCCTACCATAATATACAAGGTAGGCAGGGAAATATGACGGAAGGTTCCGACGGTAAAACTATCGACGGAATGAGCCTGAAACGGATTGAAAATTTGATTGATGCGCTCAAAGATGAGTCGTACCAACCAAAACCGGCAAGAAGGACGTACATCCCGAAGAAAAACGGGAACATGCGACCTCTCGGCATACCGTCTATCGACGACAAATTAGTGCAGGAGGTATTGCGAATGCTGTTGGAAGCAATTTATGAAGGTAGTTTTGAGAACACCTCGCACGGCTTCCGACCCAAACGCAGCTGCCACACCGCACTGATACAGGTGCAGAAGAATTTTACTGCGGCCAAGTGGTTTATCGAGGGCGACATTGAAGGATTCTTCGATAACATCAACCATGATGTACTTATCGGAATCTTGAAAGAACGTATCGCAGACGACCGCTTTATCCGGCTAATGTGGAAATTTTTGAAAGCTGGCTACATCGAAGATTGGACATTTCATAGAACATACAGCGGAACACCGCAAGGTGGCATCATTAGCCCGATACTGGCTAATATCTATCTCGACAAGCTGGATAAGTACATGAAAGAGTATGCCTGTCAATTCGATAGAGGCGACAGACGGGCAATGAACCTTGAGTACAAACGGTATTCCAGGAAAATTTGGTGGCTCGGCACAAAGCTGAAGCAAACCAAGGATAAAGATACTCGGAAGGAACTGATTGACGCGATTAAGCAACATCAGAAAAACAGGATGCACTTACCCTCTGTCGATGAAATGGACGAGGGATATAGACGGATTAAGTATGTGAGGTATGCCGATGATTTTATTATCGGAGTGATTGGCAGTAAATCGGACTGTGAGGCCATCAAAGAGGATATTAAGAATTTCCTCGGCGAGAAACTGAAATTGACGCTCTCCGAAGAAAAGACCTTAATCACGCACGGCAATAGAAAGGCAAAATTCCTCGGCTATGAAATCTATGTCCGACCATTCACGGATAAGACGTTAAGAGGCGAGAAATCGGGAGTACTTATTAAGGCTTACGGCAAAAAGGTAGTGTTGGAAGTGCCAATGTCCACAATGCGGGATAAACTTCTCTACTACGAGGCGATGGAAATTCATCAATTCGAGGGTAAAGCGAAATGGAAACCCACAAGCCGGACAAAGTTGCTACATCTGGACGACCTCGAAATACTGGATGCCTATAACAGAGAAATCCGAGGTTTTGCAAACTATTTTTCTATCGCAAATAACAGTTCACACCTGAATTCTTTCAAGTACATCATGCAATACAGTCTGTATAAGACTTTTGCACGAAAGTACAGTACGACAGCCCGAAAGATTATCGCAAAGTATCGACATCACAAAGATTTTGCGGTTTTCTATGAGGACAAGAAAGGAGGAAAGAAGATGCGGGTATTCTTCAACGGGAGCTTTAAGCGTAAAACAACCGCGATGGACGCGAGTTGTGATTATGTAGCCAACACGATTTTCAATACCACTGTATCAAGCCTTATACAAAGGTTAAAAGCGGGTAAGTGTGAATTGTGTGGCGCAACGGAAAACATTGAAATACACCACGTCAAAAGACTCAAAGACTTAAAAGGCAAAGAGCCATGGAAAATCCAAATGATTGGACGTCAGAGAAAGACGTTAGCTGTATGTATTCCCTGTCACAACAAGATACATCACGGGATAATAGACTGA
- a CDS encoding ParA family protein: protein MKEKTKFVAFSTQKGGAGKTTLTVLAASYLHYVKGFNVAVIDCDYPQHSIVEMRERDLKLALEDEHYKRLAYEQFTRLQKKAYPVVESNTKEALADADYLLPQGDFDYVFFDLPGTINNEDLIHSLAGMDYLVAPISADRVVMESTLNYAVVVKEHIMGREKSRMKGLYMLWNMVDGREKTELYQVYEAVMKELGLPVLKTFLPDTKRFRREQNASRRSVFRSTLFPADRSLIRGSNLDKLVDELIELLK from the coding sequence ATGAAAGAGAAAACGAAATTCGTGGCCTTCTCCACCCAGAAAGGCGGAGCGGGCAAAACCACCCTCACGGTGCTGGCAGCCTCTTACCTGCACTATGTAAAGGGTTTCAATGTCGCGGTCATCGACTGCGATTATCCCCAACACTCCATCGTGGAGATGCGGGAACGTGACCTGAAGCTTGCCCTCGAAGACGAACATTACAAGAGGTTAGCTTACGAACAATTCACCCGGCTTCAAAAGAAAGCCTATCCTGTCGTGGAAAGCAACACGAAAGAGGCGTTGGCCGATGCCGACTACCTCCTGCCGCAAGGTGATTTCGATTATGTGTTCTTCGACCTTCCCGGTACGATCAATAACGAGGATCTGATTCATTCCCTGGCCGGAATGGATTATCTCGTCGCCCCGATCAGTGCCGACCGGGTTGTCATGGAAAGCACCCTGAATTACGCGGTTGTGGTAAAGGAGCATATCATGGGCCGCGAGAAGTCCCGGATGAAAGGGCTGTATATGCTATGGAACATGGTGGACGGACGTGAAAAGACAGAGTTATATCAGGTTTACGAGGCGGTAATGAAAGAGCTGGGTCTTCCTGTTCTGAAGACCTTCCTGCCTGACACCAAGCGTTTTCGTCGTGAGCAGAACGCCAGCCGTCGCTCTGTCTTCCGCTCCACGCTCTTCCCGGCAGACCGTTCTTTGATCCGGGGCAGCAACCTGGATAAACTCGTGGATGAATTGATCGAACTGTTAAAGTAG
- a CDS encoding DUF4133 domain-containing protein, with translation MLVESRVRREVQARFGGEFLETYRRNTARHRVLSLRLKAQYLFIFAGGLLAVFVVFVILYMAGVDQWVCIAFGVAAASVLVWLTFRLNARYGEHGLMKLLAARRHPRYLLNRKSLRRLLKRKGGRV, from the coding sequence ATGTTAGTGGAGAGCCGTGTGCGCCGAGAGGTGCAAGCACGGTTCGGAGGCGAGTTCTTGGAAACCTACCGTAGAAATACGGCAAGGCACCGGGTTCTTAGCCTACGCCTGAAGGCGCAGTACCTCTTCATCTTCGCGGGCGGCCTGCTGGCCGTCTTCGTGGTGTTCGTCATCCTCTACATGGCAGGGGTCGATCAGTGGGTATGTATCGCTTTCGGCGTTGCGGCGGCTTCGGTGCTGGTCTGGCTTACCTTCCGCCTGAACGCCCGTTACGGGGAACACGGGCTGATGAAGCTGCTCGCCGCGCGCCGGCATCCCCGCTACCTGCTCAACCGCAAGTCCCTGCGCCGGTTGCTGAAAAGAAAGGGGGGCCGCGTATGA
- a CDS encoding DUF3408 domain-containing protein, whose amino-acid sequence MSGKEHDDGLDASFIISQAKSRNRPLHPYTPEKEEEASALSEPSGEAAASPATKEEGRRRRGKGQDYERLFIRNAPSNTRSGKTVYIRKEFHERITRIVQVIGKNELSLYSYLDNVLEQHFATYQEEISELYKKRNSDIF is encoded by the coding sequence ATGAGCGGAAAAGAACATGACGACGGTTTGGACGCTTCCTTCATCATCAGCCAGGCCAAAAGCCGAAACCGGCCATTACATCCTTACACGCCGGAAAAAGAGGAGGAGGCATCGGCTCTATCGGAACCGTCCGGCGAGGCCGCCGCCTCGCCGGCTACGAAAGAGGAGGGACGCCGCCGAAGAGGGAAAGGCCAGGATTACGAGCGTCTTTTTATCCGGAACGCCCCCTCCAATACCCGAAGCGGCAAAACGGTGTATATCCGCAAGGAGTTTCACGAGCGTATAACCCGGATAGTGCAGGTTATCGGTAAGAACGAACTCTCGCTGTATAGCTACCTGGACAATGTGCTGGAGCAGCATTTCGCGACCTATCAGGAGGAAATTTCGGAACTCTACAAGAAACGGAACTCCGATATTTTTTAG